One stretch of Pomacea canaliculata isolate SZHN2017 linkage group LG1, ASM307304v1, whole genome shotgun sequence DNA includes these proteins:
- the LOC112570394 gene encoding NADH dehydrogenase [ubiquinone] 1 alpha subcomplex subunit 6-like — MANRAVQQGLKQVKPILSSDRTQAKRRVLNLYKAWYRHIPYVVKDFDVPISIKQGREKLRELFLKNRHVTDIRTIDLLVVKGQMDLVETTQIWKQRPHIMMYFKDTVNQRPSDFLGKFFDGHDP; from the exons ATGGCTAACCGTGCTGTGCAACAAGGGCTAAAGCAAGTAAAACCAATCTTGTCATCAGACAGGACCCAAGCGAAACGAcgtgttttaaatttgtataaGGCATGGTATAGACACATCCCTTATGTTG tcAAAGATTTTGATGTTCCCATCAGCATCAAGCAGGGTCGTGAGAAGCTGAGAgagctgtttttaaaaaacaggcATGTTACAGATATCCGCACCATTGATCTTCTTGTTGTCAAG GGGCAAATGGATCTTGTGGAGACAACACAAATTTGGAAGCAGCGTCCACACATCATGATGTACTTTAAGGACACAGTTAATCAGCGACCATCAGACTTTCTTGGAAAATTTTTTGATGGCCATGATCCATAA
- the LOC112570322 gene encoding tektin-3-like isoform X1, with amino-acid sequence MSAEVASHPSQPTMEYLGHTQTATYMTGPRMNAMQTFHLPSTATMHSTFKSFDTYPAPSPMRRSLTTLPWRPSTYYQTAKVNPAQALTRSMPDPLSAKTQLSELDAIKVPPVFAASRNALYTRYTPNDWSASNQGNYLTSDRVRSNAERLRLETLRLCRETDDKTRRTQTDVGKRLGERLGDITFWKTELLQETDNMINEIGALGEAKRVLEKALQESENPLHIAQECLYHREKRQAIDLVHDNPERQLITEVDVIKRCQERMRNTIDKANVQLSLNRAAQHELERDSVDKQLAQNVDEVCHGLRNSSRGLAFRNGVERMDPTVSVPETWARFSNDNLQRSLSERASSKHMRAEIESVLNACSNEIWNQWNNVNLSLNERIQETTDARNKLQTHLSKVLQEIFDMEKNIEFLKKSIQDKQAPMQVAQTRLDIRLRRPNVELCRDPVQHRLVEEVSEITDTVEALQEKLRYAENSLQHLLRTKAALESDLAVKNNSLFIDREKCLAQRKTLPMSPRVFNLVNYD; translated from the exons TGGCTTCCCACCCCTCACAGCCGACCATGGAGTACCTTGGACACACGCAGACTGCCACATACATGACAGGGCCGCGGATGAATGCTATGCAGACCTTTCACCTGCCATCTACCGCCACCATGCACTCCACCTTCAAGTCGTTCGACACTTACCCCGCTCCTTCCCCCATGCGGCGCTCCCTCACCACCCTGCCGTGGCGGCCCAGCACGTACTACCAAACGGCCAAGGTGAACCCCGCCCAGGCCCTGACGCGCTCCATGCCAGACCCGCTCTCCGCCAAGACTCAACTCAGCGAGCTGGATGCCATCAAAGTGCCGCCGGTCTTTGCTGCCTCTCGCAACGCCCTCTACACCCGCTACACGCCCAACGATTGGTCAGCATCCAACCAGGGCAACTACCTCACCTCTGACCGCGTGCGCTCCAACGCCGAGCGCCTCCGTCTGGAAACACTGCGGCTGTGCCGGGAGACGGACGACAAGACGCGGCGCACGCAGACCGACGTGGGCAAGCGGCTGGGGGAGCGACTCGGCGACATCACTTTCTGGAAGACGGAGCTGCTGCAGGAGACCGATAACATGATCAATGAGATCGGTGCTCTTGGGGAGGCCAAGCGGGTTCTGGAGAAGGCGCTGCAGGAGTCGGAAAACCCGCTGCACATTGCTCAGGAGTGTCTGTATCACCGCGAGAAGCGCCAGGCCATCGACTTGGTGCACGACAACCCCGAGAGGCAGCTCATCACG GAAGTTGACGTCATCAAAAGATGTCAGGAACGTATGCGCAACACCATCGACAAGGCCAATGTTCAACTCAG CTTGAACAGGGCGGCCCAGCACGAACTGGAGAGGGACTCTGTCGACAAACAGTTGGCTCAGAACGTCGACGAGGTGTGTCACGGCCTGCGGAACTCCTCCCGAGGCCTCGCCTTCCGCAACGGCGTGGAGCGCATGGATCCCAC GGTGTCGGTACCCGAGACGTGGGCTCGGTTCAGCAACGACAATTTGCAGCGGTCGCTGAGTGAGCGGGCAAGCTCCAAGCACATGCGCGCGGAAATCGAGAGTGTGTTGAACGCCTGCTCCAACGAGATTTGGAACCAGTGGAACAATGTCAATCTTTCTCTCAATGAACGCATCCAAGAGACAACTGATGCCAGGAACAAGCTGCAGACTCACCTCTCAAAG GTGCTGCAGGAGATCTTTGACATGGAAAAGAATATCGAGTTCCTGAAGAAATCCATCCAGGACAAGCAGGCTCCCATGCAAGTGGCGCAGACGCGACTGGACATCCGCTTGCGTCGGCCCAACGTGGAGCTGTGTCGCGACCCCGTGCAGCATCG ACTAGTGGAGGAGGTGAGTGAGATCACAGACACCGTGGAAGCCCTGCAGGAGAAGCTGCGCTACGCGGAGAACTCCTTGCAGCATCTGCTGCGCACCAAGGCTGCCCTGGAGAGCGACCTGGCCGTGAAGAACAACTCGCTCTTCATTGACCGCGAGAAGTGCCTGGCCCAGCGCAAGACGCTGCCCATGTCGCCGCGCGTCTTCAATCTGGTTAATTATGATTAA
- the LOC112570322 gene encoding tektin-3-like isoform X3 — protein sequence MEYLGHTQTATYMTGPRMNAMQTFHLPSTATMHSTFKSFDTYPAPSPMRRSLTTLPWRPSTYYQTAKVNPAQALTRSMPDPLSAKTQLSELDAIKVPPVFAASRNALYTRYTPNDWSASNQGNYLTSDRVRSNAERLRLETLRLCRETDDKTRRTQTDVGKRLGERLGDITFWKTELLQETDNMINEIGALGEAKRVLEKALQESENPLHIAQECLYHREKRQAIDLVHDNPERQLITEVDVIKRCQERMRNTIDKANVQLSLNRAAQHELERDSVDKQLAQNVDEVCHGLRNSSRGLAFRNGVERMDPTVSVPETWARFSNDNLQRSLSERASSKHMRAEIESVLNACSNEIWNQWNNVNLSLNERIQETTDARNKLQTHLSKVLQEIFDMEKNIEFLKKSIQDKQAPMQVAQTRLDIRLRRPNVELCRDPVQHRLVEEVSEITDTVEALQEKLRYAENSLQHLLRTKAALESDLAVKNNSLFIDREKCLAQRKTLPMSPRVFNLVNYD from the exons ATGGAGTACCTTGGACACACGCAGACTGCCACATACATGACAGGGCCGCGGATGAATGCTATGCAGACCTTTCACCTGCCATCTACCGCCACCATGCACTCCACCTTCAAGTCGTTCGACACTTACCCCGCTCCTTCCCCCATGCGGCGCTCCCTCACCACCCTGCCGTGGCGGCCCAGCACGTACTACCAAACGGCCAAGGTGAACCCCGCCCAGGCCCTGACGCGCTCCATGCCAGACCCGCTCTCCGCCAAGACTCAACTCAGCGAGCTGGATGCCATCAAAGTGCCGCCGGTCTTTGCTGCCTCTCGCAACGCCCTCTACACCCGCTACACGCCCAACGATTGGTCAGCATCCAACCAGGGCAACTACCTCACCTCTGACCGCGTGCGCTCCAACGCCGAGCGCCTCCGTCTGGAAACACTGCGGCTGTGCCGGGAGACGGACGACAAGACGCGGCGCACGCAGACCGACGTGGGCAAGCGGCTGGGGGAGCGACTCGGCGACATCACTTTCTGGAAGACGGAGCTGCTGCAGGAGACCGATAACATGATCAATGAGATCGGTGCTCTTGGGGAGGCCAAGCGGGTTCTGGAGAAGGCGCTGCAGGAGTCGGAAAACCCGCTGCACATTGCTCAGGAGTGTCTGTATCACCGCGAGAAGCGCCAGGCCATCGACTTGGTGCACGACAACCCCGAGAGGCAGCTCATCACG GAAGTTGACGTCATCAAAAGATGTCAGGAACGTATGCGCAACACCATCGACAAGGCCAATGTTCAACTCAG CTTGAACAGGGCGGCCCAGCACGAACTGGAGAGGGACTCTGTCGACAAACAGTTGGCTCAGAACGTCGACGAGGTGTGTCACGGCCTGCGGAACTCCTCCCGAGGCCTCGCCTTCCGCAACGGCGTGGAGCGCATGGATCCCAC GGTGTCGGTACCCGAGACGTGGGCTCGGTTCAGCAACGACAATTTGCAGCGGTCGCTGAGTGAGCGGGCAAGCTCCAAGCACATGCGCGCGGAAATCGAGAGTGTGTTGAACGCCTGCTCCAACGAGATTTGGAACCAGTGGAACAATGTCAATCTTTCTCTCAATGAACGCATCCAAGAGACAACTGATGCCAGGAACAAGCTGCAGACTCACCTCTCAAAG GTGCTGCAGGAGATCTTTGACATGGAAAAGAATATCGAGTTCCTGAAGAAATCCATCCAGGACAAGCAGGCTCCCATGCAAGTGGCGCAGACGCGACTGGACATCCGCTTGCGTCGGCCCAACGTGGAGCTGTGTCGCGACCCCGTGCAGCATCG ACTAGTGGAGGAGGTGAGTGAGATCACAGACACCGTGGAAGCCCTGCAGGAGAAGCTGCGCTACGCGGAGAACTCCTTGCAGCATCTGCTGCGCACCAAGGCTGCCCTGGAGAGCGACCTGGCCGTGAAGAACAACTCGCTCTTCATTGACCGCGAGAAGTGCCTGGCCCAGCGCAAGACGCTGCCCATGTCGCCGCGCGTCTTCAATCTGGTTAATTATGATTAA
- the LOC112560753 gene encoding uncharacterized protein LOC112560753: MCVLSPVYSQMLRAVVAPPYPQAVCLAATVAGWATQCCVLAPARHGFCGVTKPRARALHAQGGDVSSLFSSYRVSSGGQPLSASFCLYFPVGLLFGSCEGRDFLLALPENGMLPPNLLCKADMQHNNDSSKVDGLAGKCFYLEVFGESEGE; this comes from the exons ATGTGCGTGTTGTCCCCTGTCTACTCACAGATGCTGAGAGCGGTGGTGGCACCGCCTTATCCTCAGGCTGTCTGCCTGGCTGCAACGGTTGCTGGCTGGGCCACCCAGTGTTGCGTTCTTGCTCCTGCACGTCATGGATTTTGTGGCGTCACCAAaccacgcgcacgcgcactgcACGCTCAGGGTGGGGATGtcagttctttgttttcatcttaTCGAGTTTCATCCGGGGGTCAACCCTTGAGTGCTTCGTTTTGCTTGTACTTCCCTGTAGGCCTTCTGTTCGGAAGTTGCGAGGGTCGTGACTTCTTGTTGGCGCTGCCTGAA AATGGCATGCTTCCTCCAAATCTGCTGTGCAAGGCTGACATGCAGCACAACAACGATTCCAGCAAAGTTGATGGtttggcaggaaagtgcttctacctggAGGTGTTTGGGGAGAGTGAAGGGGAGTGA
- the LOC112570312 gene encoding LOW QUALITY PROTEIN: uncharacterized protein LOC112570312 (The sequence of the model RefSeq protein was modified relative to this genomic sequence to represent the inferred CDS: inserted 1 base in 1 codon), whose protein sequence is MGDDDKVRRRKRVRSSVTSSDGTTTIGSNHVEFFDLEMYQSRPSMCDVLEQDVTDDTFQAEVVRKTQTHMVGRQEAEMEVIIDRLVENKGNRDKALLYVVSQITTESKVQVMVNTLLHRGANPSFADDDRQTPLHHATRRGFKGVVSKLLESDALPHARDRQNRMPIHIAIQNNADDIAALLLAFMPNASVRPLFITFGNKTAELSLHDLINKDMQQTVLAVLDCMVDAIGQSGHVRVHYHVLEADEMGRPPNHPDFDSTSKSCLHLISKGGYKNIVYHDVVRLLIRRKWKEFARFRFQLNSFLFLLTQLSLCFCAVVATMTSDPTVYNSPLHTARAVMEVWSVVAILLTFLLELNQMRKHRLDYWTDQFNWIDVLSSALLLTVVVLRWTQSQEQWPVFSVGFLLWTLRVFKYAAVFRQTGAYSQILWRIVAHDFPQFIVVFSVILVAFSGSFVLSLRGEDSLSVHNETRNFWNTLFTGVRILIEGNPVVEYTGPDGYQPLSCILMVVFLFTCCVVLLNILIAQLSDTYQNVQRDAQXGLELNRAWIIARVELNSLFIGKSYRQSRYREVEEMRNPLEVLGKWETPPLNEMNKHVRDIWDSLESHKFHLLTIKNRLSRQEYSVTRIQAQLDRILELMQSTSPGTSLPEQQVAADHARTLTPVNVE, encoded by the exons ATGGGGGACGACGACAAAGTACGACGTCGCAAACGGGTGCGTTCTAGCGTCACCAGCTCGGACGGCACAACGACAATAG GTTCAAATCATGTGGAGTTTTTTGACCTGGAGATGTATCAGTCACGTCCATCCATGTGTGATGTGCTGGAGCAAGATGTTACAGACGACACCTTTCAGGCAGAA GTGGTGCGGaaaactcaaacacacatggtTGGGCGACAGGAAGCAGAGATGGAGGTCATCATCGACAGACTGGTAGAGAACAAAGGCAACAGGGACAAGGCCCTGCTGTACGTCGTCTCGCAGATCACCACAGAGTCAAAG GTGCAAGTGATGGTGAACACCCTGCTACACCGCGGCGCCAACCCGTCCTTCGCTGACGACGACAGGCAGACGCCGCTGCACCACGCCACGCGCCGCGGCTTCAAAGGCGTTGTCAGCAAACTGCTGGAGAGCGATGCCCTGCCGCACGCCCGCGATCGCCAGAACCGCATGCCCATCCACATCGCCATCCAGAACAACGCCGACGACATAGCTGCCCTTCTGCTGGCCTTCATGCCCAACGCCTC GGTGCGGCCATTGTTCATCACCTTCGGGAACAAGACGGCAGAACTCAGCTTGCACGATCTCATCAATAAAGATATGCAG CAAACAGTTCTTGCCGTGCTGGACTGTATGGTGGACGCCATTGGTCAGAGCGGTCACGTGAGAGTTCATTACCATGTGTTGGAAGCAGATGAAATGGGTAGACCACCCAACCACCCGGATTTTGATTCAACATCTAAATCGTGCCTCCACCTCATATCAAAGGGAGGGTATAAG AACATTGTGTACCATGATGTTGTCAGACTGTTGATACGAAGAAAGTGGAAGGAGTTCGCACGCTTCAGGTTTCA ACTGAACTCCTTCCTGTTTCTGCTCACGCAGCTGTCCCTGTGCTTCTGTGCCGTGGTGGCCACCATGACCTCCGACCCTACCGTCTACAACAGTCCGCTACACACTGCACGTGCAGTCATGGAAGTATGGTCTGTTGTTGCGATCTTGCTGACCTTTCTTCTTGAACTCAACCAGATGAGAAA GCACCGCCTGGACTACTGGACAGACCAGTTCAACTGGATCGACGTATTGTCGTCGGCGCTGCTGCTGACGGTGGTGGTCTTGCGTTGGACGCAGTCGCAGGAACAGTGGCCGGTGTTCAGTGTGGGCTTTCTGCTGTGGACACTTCGCGTCTTCAAATACGCCGCTGTCTTCAG GCAAACAGGAGCCTACTCTCAGATTTTGTGGCGGATTGTTGCCCACGACTTCCCCCAGTTTATCGTCGTGTTCTCCGTCATACTAGTCGCCTTCAGCGGCTCCTTTGTCTTGTCACTTCGCGGCGAGGACTCTCTCTCCGTGCATAACGAGACCAG AAACTTCTGGAATACCCTCTTCACCGGCGTGCGCATTCTGATTGAGGGTAACCCTGTGGTGGAGTACACGGGGCCTGACGGCTATCA GCCACTGAGCTGCATCCTGATGGTGGTGTTTCTGTTCACGTGCTGCGTGGTGCTGCTCAACATCCTGATCGCTCAGCTCAGCGACACCTACCAGAACGTACAGCGGGACGCTC CGGGCCTGGAGCTCAACAGGGCGTGGATCATCGCCAGAGTCGAGCTCAACAGTCTCTTCATTGGCAAG AGCTACCGCCAGTCACGCTACCGAGAGGTGGAGGAGATGAGGAACCCCCTGGAGGTGCTGGGCAAGTGGGAGACCCCTCCACTCAACGAGATGAACAAGCACGTGCGTGACATCTGGGACAGCCTCGAGTCGCACAAGTTCCACTTGCTGACGATCAAGAACCGCCTGTCCCGCCAGGAATACTCCGTCACCAGGATCCA AGCACAGCTTGACCGAATTCTGGAACTGATGCAAAGCACATCCCCTGGGACCTCGCTACCAGAGCAACAAGTAGCAGCAGACCATGCGAGGACTTTGACGCCTGTGAACGTGGAATGA
- the LOC112570322 gene encoding tektin-3-like isoform X2 has product MSAEVASHPSQPTMEYLGHTQTATYMTGPRMNAMQTFHLPSTATMHSTFKSFDTYPAPSPMRRSLTTLPWRPSTYYQTAKVNPAQALTRSMPDPLSAKTQLSELDAIKVPPVFAASRNALYTRYTPNDWSASNQGNYLTSDRVRSNAERLRLETLRLCRETDDKTRRTQTDVGKRLGERLGDITFWKTELLQETDNMINEIGALGEAKRVLEKALQESENPLHIAQECLYHREKRQAIDLVHDNPERQLITEVDVIKRCQERMRNTIDKANVQLSIDRAVQHELERDSDDKFIAQTLDENCHRLRNSSRGIAYHNNVHYLDNTVSVPETWARFSNDNLQRSLSERASSKHMRAEIESVLNACSNEIWNQWNNVNLSLNERIQETTDARNKLQTHLSKVLQEIFDMEKNIEFLKKSIQDKQAPMQVAQTRLDIRLRRPNVELCRDPVQHRLVEEVSEITDTVEALQEKLRYAENSLQHLLRTKAALESDLAVKNNSLFIDREKCLAQRKTLPMSPRVFNLVNYD; this is encoded by the exons TGGCTTCCCACCCCTCACAGCCGACCATGGAGTACCTTGGACACACGCAGACTGCCACATACATGACAGGGCCGCGGATGAATGCTATGCAGACCTTTCACCTGCCATCTACCGCCACCATGCACTCCACCTTCAAGTCGTTCGACACTTACCCCGCTCCTTCCCCCATGCGGCGCTCCCTCACCACCCTGCCGTGGCGGCCCAGCACGTACTACCAAACGGCCAAGGTGAACCCCGCCCAGGCCCTGACGCGCTCCATGCCAGACCCGCTCTCCGCCAAGACTCAACTCAGCGAGCTGGATGCCATCAAAGTGCCGCCGGTCTTTGCTGCCTCTCGCAACGCCCTCTACACCCGCTACACGCCCAACGATTGGTCAGCATCCAACCAGGGCAACTACCTCACCTCTGACCGCGTGCGCTCCAACGCCGAGCGCCTCCGTCTGGAAACACTGCGGCTGTGCCGGGAGACGGACGACAAGACGCGGCGCACGCAGACCGACGTGGGCAAGCGGCTGGGGGAGCGACTCGGCGACATCACTTTCTGGAAGACGGAGCTGCTGCAGGAGACCGATAACATGATCAATGAGATCGGTGCTCTTGGGGAGGCCAAGCGGGTTCTGGAGAAGGCGCTGCAGGAGTCGGAAAACCCGCTGCACATTGCTCAGGAGTGTCTGTATCACCGCGAGAAGCGCCAGGCCATCGACTTGGTGCACGACAACCCCGAGAGGCAGCTCATCACG GAAGTTGACGTCATCAAAAGATGTCAGGAACGTATGCGCAACACCATCGACAAGGCCAATGTTCAACTCAG CATTGACCGCGCTGTCCAGCATGAGCTGGAGAGGGACAGCGACGACAAGTTTATTGCTCAAACGCTGGACGAGAACTGTCACCGCCTGCGGAACTCGTCGCGTGGCATAGCGTATCATAACAATGTTCACTACCTGGACAACAC GGTGTCGGTACCCGAGACGTGGGCTCGGTTCAGCAACGACAATTTGCAGCGGTCGCTGAGTGAGCGGGCAAGCTCCAAGCACATGCGCGCGGAAATCGAGAGTGTGTTGAACGCCTGCTCCAACGAGATTTGGAACCAGTGGAACAATGTCAATCTTTCTCTCAATGAACGCATCCAAGAGACAACTGATGCCAGGAACAAGCTGCAGACTCACCTCTCAAAG GTGCTGCAGGAGATCTTTGACATGGAAAAGAATATCGAGTTCCTGAAGAAATCCATCCAGGACAAGCAGGCTCCCATGCAAGTGGCGCAGACGCGACTGGACATCCGCTTGCGTCGGCCCAACGTGGAGCTGTGTCGCGACCCCGTGCAGCATCG ACTAGTGGAGGAGGTGAGTGAGATCACAGACACCGTGGAAGCCCTGCAGGAGAAGCTGCGCTACGCGGAGAACTCCTTGCAGCATCTGCTGCGCACCAAGGCTGCCCTGGAGAGCGACCTGGCCGTGAAGAACAACTCGCTCTTCATTGACCGCGAGAAGTGCCTGGCCCAGCGCAAGACGCTGCCCATGTCGCCGCGCGTCTTCAATCTGGTTAATTATGATTAA